A segment of the Ruegeria sp. AD91A genome:
TCCTGTCAGCGGCGCCGGATATCCCGGCTATCATTTACAACAGCCCCGTTTACGGCTTCGCCACCCGCGCCGATTTGTTCCTGGAATTGCGTGCGGATCATCCGAACCTGGTTGGATTCAAGGAATTCGGCGGCAAAAGCGATCTGCGTTATGCGGCGGAACACATCACCTCGAAAGATGATCAGGTGACACTGATGGTGGGCGTGGATACCGAAGTTTATCATGGCTTCGTCAATTGCGGCGCCACGGGTTCGATTACCGGTATCGGTACCGCCTTGCCCAAAGAGGCACTTCTGCTGGCTGCCCTGTGTCAGAAAGCGGCGGCGGGTCATACCGAAGCGCGCCTGCGCGCGCGTGAGCTTGAAGAAGCCTTTGGCGTGCTGGCCAGCTTTGACGAAGGCACCGATCTGGTGCTGTACTACAAACACCTGCTGGTCCTGAACGGCGAAGAGGAATACCGTTTGCACTTCAACGAAACCGACGAACTGACCGATGCCCAGCGCAACTATTGCGAACAGCAATACAGCCTGTTCCGCACCTGGTTTGCCGACTGGTCCAGCCAGGGTGGGGTCATCGCTGAATGCATGTGATCGACAGCCATACCGGAGGCATGCCCACGCGGGTTATCCTGGACGGCGGCCCCGATCTGGGGTCGGGCCCGCTGGCCGAGCGCGCACAACGCCTGGCCACCGAGCATGAGGCTTTCTACAAATCGGTCCTTCTGGAGCCGCGCGGTCAACCCGGCATGGTCGGGGCGCTTCTTGTCACCCCGGAAACGTCAGGCTGTGAGACCGGCGTGATCTATTTCGATGCCGACGCCGTTTTGGGCATGTGCGGCCATGGCACCATCGGGCTTGGGGTCACTCTGGCGCATCTGGGCCGGATTGGGCCGGGGACGCACAGGGTTGAAACGCCGGCCGGCGTCATCTCGGTTGACCTGTTGGACGCCAACACCGTGCGCGTCACCAATATCGAAAGTCGCCGGGTCAGGGCCTCTGTATCTGTTGATGTCGACGGCCATGGAAAAGTGACCGGCGATCTGGCCTATGGTGGCAACTGGTTCTTCATTGTCGATCCCAGTCCGATAGAAGTGAACCCCGGCAACATCCGAGCCCTCACCGACCTGACCATTGCAATACGCGAAGCCTGCATCGCGCAAAACCTGCGTGGTGAAAACGGGGAACCGGTGGACCACGTGATCTTGCAGGACAAATCCCCTGACGAAAACGTTCACAGCCGGAACTTTGTCCTGTGCCCGGACGATCAATACGACCGATCCCC
Coding sequences within it:
- a CDS encoding dihydrodipicolinate synthase family protein; the protein is MSKNIFTGTMPALMTPCKADRTPDFDALVKKGKEMIEAGMSAVVYCGSMGDWPLLSVAERMQGVERLIEAGLPVVVGTGAINSKSAVALAAHAQKVGAAGLMVIPRVLSRGSSIAAQRNHFKAILSAAPDIPAIIYNSPVYGFATRADLFLELRADHPNLVGFKEFGGKSDLRYAAEHITSKDDQVTLMVGVDTEVYHGFVNCGATGSITGIGTALPKEALLLAALCQKAAAGHTEARLRARELEEAFGVLASFDEGTDLVLYYKHLLVLNGEEEYRLHFNETDELTDAQRNYCEQQYSLFRTWFADWSSQGGVIAECM
- a CDS encoding proline racemase family protein, which produces MHVIDSHTGGMPTRVILDGGPDLGSGPLAERAQRLATEHEAFYKSVLLEPRGQPGMVGALLVTPETSGCETGVIYFDADAVLGMCGHGTIGLGVTLAHLGRIGPGTHRVETPAGVISVDLLDANTVRVTNIESRRVRASVSVDVDGHGKVTGDLAYGGNWFFIVDPSPIEVNPGNIRALTDLTIAIREACIAQNLRGENGEPVDHVILQDKSPDENVHSRNFVLCPDDQYDRSPCGTGSSARLACLAADGVLVPGVEIVQESVIGSSYRLSYQPGPNGGVIPTLTGQAHIMAQGKMIFAQNDPFRSGILL